One window of the Mycobacterium xenopi genome contains the following:
- the mltG gene encoding endolytic transglycosylase MltG: MAEGTQRSRAQPTAVGPHRRRRTRVERIRALRHRRRRRFIGGLAVGVLVVVVVAAVFVGSRLWHTVFGPDNDYTGSGKRDIVIQVHDGDSTTAVGETLFNHGVVRTVRAFVDAAHGNSAISAIQPGYYRMRTEIPAKSAVQRLADPHNRVGKLVIPEGRQLDDTTDMKTNAVTPGILTLISRATCVDLDGTVHCVSVPDLRNAAARVHPLAALSVPDWATEPVTAMGNDHRRIEGLIAPGTFNVNPSGSAESILSTLINASAEMYVRSDLLDTATSLSLSPYDVLVVASLVQRESKPEDFPKVAQVIYNRLREHRTLEFDSTVNYPLDRREVATTDADRAQPTPWNTYVSEGVPATPICSPGVDALRAAEHPQPGDWLYFVTIDSQGTTLFTRDYQQHLANIELARHNGVLDSAR; encoded by the coding sequence GTGGCTGAGGGCACCCAGCGCAGCCGCGCCCAGCCGACGGCGGTCGGACCGCACCGGCGTCGTCGGACCCGTGTCGAGCGCATCCGCGCACTGCGCCACCGTCGTCGCCGGCGTTTCATCGGCGGGTTGGCGGTCGGCGTGCTCGTCGTGGTTGTCGTGGCCGCCGTCTTCGTGGGTTCCAGGCTGTGGCACACCGTGTTCGGCCCCGACAACGACTACACCGGCAGCGGCAAGCGTGACATCGTCATCCAGGTCCACGACGGCGATTCGACCACGGCGGTCGGTGAGACGCTGTTCAACCACGGCGTGGTCCGCACCGTGCGGGCCTTCGTCGACGCCGCGCACGGCAACAGCGCGATCTCGGCGATCCAGCCGGGCTACTACCGGATGCGCACCGAGATCCCGGCCAAGTCAGCGGTGCAGCGCCTCGCCGACCCCCACAACCGGGTCGGCAAGCTGGTGATCCCGGAGGGACGTCAGCTCGACGACACCACCGATATGAAAACCAACGCGGTGACTCCGGGGATTCTCACGCTGATCTCCCGCGCCACCTGCGTCGATCTCGACGGCACCGTGCATTGCGTGTCGGTGCCCGACCTGCGCAACGCGGCCGCCCGGGTACATCCGCTGGCGGCCCTGTCGGTGCCGGACTGGGCGACCGAGCCCGTCACCGCGATGGGCAATGACCACCGGCGCATCGAGGGCCTGATCGCGCCGGGCACCTTCAACGTCAACCCGTCGGGCTCCGCCGAATCGATCTTGTCGACGCTGATCAACGCAAGCGCCGAGATGTACGTTCGTTCGGATCTGCTCGACACCGCCACCTCGCTGAGCCTGTCGCCCTACGACGTGCTGGTGGTGGCGTCGCTGGTGCAACGCGAATCCAAGCCGGAGGATTTCCCGAAGGTCGCCCAGGTCATCTACAACCGCCTGCGTGAGCACCGCACGCTCGAGTTCGATTCGACGGTGAACTATCCGCTGGACCGCCGCGAGGTGGCCACCACCGACGCCGACCGCGCGCAGCCCACCCCGTGGAACACCTACGTGTCGGAAGGGGTGCCAGCCACCCCGATCTGTTCACCGGGTGTGGATGCGCTGCGCGCGGCCGAGCATCCGCAGCCCGGGGACTGGCTGTATTTCGTGACCATCGATTCGCAGGGCACCACCCTGTTCACCCGCGACTACCAGCAGCATCTGGCAAACATCGAGCTGGCCAGGCACAACGGTGTCCTCGATTCCGCGCGGTAG
- the ruvX gene encoding Holliday junction resolvase RuvX, with amino-acid sequence MTSLEHRLPDRPGGDDPGRGRRLGVDVGSVRIGVASSDPDGILATPVETVRRDRSGAHVRRLAELAAELGAVEVIVGLPRTLADRTGASARDAIGLADALARRIAPIPVRLADERLTTVSAQRSLRAAGISAKSQRAVIDQAAAVAILQGWLDQRRATLGGQVGGG; translated from the coding sequence GTGACGTCGCTGGAGCACCGGCTGCCCGATCGGCCCGGCGGGGACGACCCCGGCCGGGGCCGCCGGCTGGGCGTCGATGTCGGCAGTGTGCGCATCGGGGTGGCCAGCAGCGATCCCGACGGCATCCTCGCCACTCCGGTGGAAACGGTGCGCCGCGACCGCTCCGGCGCCCATGTACGCCGGCTGGCCGAACTCGCCGCCGAACTGGGCGCCGTGGAGGTGATCGTCGGGCTGCCCCGGACCTTGGCCGACCGGACCGGTGCGTCGGCCCGGGACGCGATCGGGCTGGCCGACGCGCTGGCCCGCCGGATCGCGCCCATCCCGGTGCGGCTGGCCGACGAGCGGCTGACCACGGTGAGCGCGCAGCGGTCGCTGCGCGCGGCGGGCATCAGCGCCAAAAGCCAGCGCGCGGTGATCGATCAGGCCGCGGCGGTGGCGATTCTGCAGGGCTGGCTCGACCAGCGCCGTGCCACGCTTGGCGGGCAGGTCGGCGGTGGCTGA
- the alaS gene encoding alanine--tRNA ligase, whose product MRTHEIRKRFLDHFVKAGHTEVPSASVILDDPNLLFVNAGMVQFVPYFLGQQTPPYPTATSIQKCIRTPDIDEVGVTTRHNTFFQMAGNFSFGDYFKRGAIELAWKLLTNPVEDGGYGLEPEKIWATVYLEDDEAAQLWQEVAGLPPERIQRRGMGDNFWSMGIPGPCGPSSEIYYDRGPEFGPEGGPVVSEDRYIELWNLVFMESERGEGTKDEFEIIGSLPRKNIDTGMGVERVACVLQGVPNVYETDLLRPVIDTVAARAPRPYGNHGTPEDDVRYRVIADHSRTAAILIGDGVSPGNDGRGYVLRRLLRRVIRSAKLLGIEGPIVGELMATVRDAMGPSYPELVSDFERIHRIAVAEETAFNRTLASGSRLFEEVASATKASGSTVLSGSDAFTLHDTYGFPIDLTLEMAAEAGLQVDERGFRELMAEQRRRAKADAAARKHAHADLSAYRELVDAGPTEFTGFDELTSEARILGIFVDGRRVPVVSHSTDGAHRVELVLDRTPLYAESGGQLADAGSITGTGASESARAAVTDVQKIAHTLWVHRVNVESGEFVEGDTVIAAVDPEWRKGATQGHSGTHMVHAALRQVLGPNAVQAGSLNRPGYLRFDFNWQGPLTEEQLGQVEEVTNQAVQADYEVHTFTEQLDKAKAMGALALFGERYPEIVRVVEIGGPFSLELCGGTHVHNSAQIGPVTILGESSVGSGVRRVEAYVGLESFRHLAKERALMAGLAATLKVPSEEVPARVANLVERLKAAEKELERMRLASARAAAANAAAGAERIGNVRVVAQRMSSEMTAADLRSLAGDIRGKLGNEAAVVALIAAGDGNTVPYAVATNTAAQDLGLRADDLIKPLSAAVDGRGGGKPDLAQGSGKNPSGIDAALDAVRAQIARVG is encoded by the coding sequence GTGCGGACACACGAGATCAGGAAGCGGTTTCTTGATCACTTTGTGAAGGCGGGCCACACCGAGGTGCCGAGCGCCTCGGTGATCCTCGACGACCCCAACTTGCTGTTCGTCAACGCGGGCATGGTCCAGTTCGTGCCGTACTTCCTGGGGCAGCAAACACCGCCGTACCCGACCGCCACCAGCATCCAAAAATGCATCCGCACACCCGATATCGACGAGGTCGGTGTCACCACCCGGCACAACACGTTTTTCCAGATGGCCGGCAATTTCTCGTTCGGCGACTATTTCAAGCGCGGCGCGATCGAGCTGGCCTGGAAGTTGCTGACCAATCCCGTCGAAGACGGGGGATACGGGTTAGAACCTGAAAAGATTTGGGCCACAGTATATCTCGAGGACGACGAGGCGGCCCAGCTGTGGCAGGAGGTGGCGGGGCTGCCGCCGGAGCGCATCCAGCGCCGTGGCATGGGCGACAACTTCTGGTCGATGGGCATCCCCGGCCCGTGTGGCCCGTCGTCGGAGATCTACTACGACCGCGGGCCGGAGTTCGGCCCGGAAGGCGGTCCGGTGGTCAGCGAGGATCGCTACATCGAGCTGTGGAATCTGGTGTTCATGGAAAGCGAGCGTGGTGAGGGCACCAAGGACGAGTTCGAGATCATCGGCTCGTTGCCGCGCAAGAACATCGACACCGGCATGGGTGTGGAGCGCGTCGCGTGCGTGCTGCAGGGCGTGCCCAATGTCTATGAGACCGACCTGCTGCGGCCCGTCATCGACACGGTCGCCGCGCGCGCTCCGCGGCCATATGGCAACCACGGCACCCCCGAAGATGACGTGCGCTACCGCGTCATCGCCGACCACAGCCGCACCGCGGCGATCCTGATCGGCGACGGGGTCAGCCCCGGCAATGACGGGCGCGGCTACGTGCTGCGCCGGCTGCTGCGCCGGGTGATCCGCTCGGCCAAACTATTGGGCATCGAGGGCCCGATCGTCGGCGAGCTGATGGCCACCGTGCGCGACGCGATGGGCCCGTCGTATCCCGAGCTGGTCAGCGACTTCGAGCGTATCCACCGTATCGCGGTCGCCGAGGAGACCGCGTTCAACCGCACCCTGGCGTCTGGGTCGCGGCTGTTCGAGGAGGTGGCCAGCGCCACCAAGGCCTCGGGTTCGACTGTGCTGTCCGGCTCGGATGCGTTCACCCTGCACGACACCTACGGGTTCCCGATCGACCTCACGCTGGAGATGGCTGCCGAAGCGGGCCTGCAGGTCGACGAGCGGGGCTTCCGCGAGCTGATGGCCGAGCAGCGCCGCCGCGCCAAGGCCGACGCCGCGGCGCGCAAACACGCGCACGCCGACCTCTCCGCCTACCGCGAACTGGTCGACGCCGGGCCCACCGAGTTCACCGGGTTCGACGAATTAACTTCCGAGGCAAGGATTTTAGGCATCTTCGTCGACGGCAGAAGGGTTCCGGTGGTTTCGCACAGCACCGATGGCGCGCACCGCGTCGAACTCGTGCTGGACCGCACCCCGCTTTACGCGGAGTCCGGGGGGCAGCTCGCCGACGCCGGCAGCATCACCGGCACTGGCGCCAGCGAAAGCGCCCGGGCGGCCGTCACCGACGTGCAGAAGATCGCACACACCCTGTGGGTGCACCGCGTCAACGTCGAGTCCGGCGAATTCGTGGAAGGCGACACCGTCATCGCGGCGGTGGACCCCGAATGGCGCAAAGGCGCCACCCAAGGCCACTCGGGCACCCACATGGTGCATGCCGCGCTGCGACAAGTGTTGGGGCCCAACGCTGTTCAGGCCGGATCGTTGAACCGGCCGGGGTATCTGCGCTTCGACTTCAACTGGCAGGGCCCGTTGACCGAAGAGCAGCTGGGCCAGGTCGAAGAAGTCACCAACCAGGCGGTGCAGGCCGACTACGAGGTGCACACGTTTACCGAACAGCTCGACAAGGCCAAGGCGATGGGGGCGCTGGCGCTCTTCGGCGAGCGTTACCCGGAGATCGTGCGGGTCGTCGAGATCGGCGGACCGTTCTCACTGGAGCTCTGCGGGGGCACCCATGTGCACAACTCGGCGCAGATCGGCCCGGTCACGATTCTCGGCGAGTCGTCGGTCGGCTCCGGGGTGCGCCGGGTCGAGGCCTACGTCGGGCTGGAATCCTTCCGCCACCTGGCCAAGGAGCGTGCGCTGATGGCCGGGCTGGCCGCGACGCTGAAGGTGCCGTCGGAGGAGGTGCCGGCCCGGGTGGCCAACCTCGTGGAAAGGCTCAAGGCCGCCGAGAAGGAGCTCGAACGAATGCGGCTGGCCAGCGCGCGGGCGGCCGCGGCCAACGCCGCCGCCGGCGCGGAGCGCATCGGTAATGTGCGGGTGGTGGCGCAGCGGATGTCCAGCGAGATGACGGCCGCCGACTTGCGGTCGCTGGCCGGCGACATCCGCGGCAAGCTCGGCAACGAGGCCGCGGTGGTGGCGTTGATCGCCGCCGGCGACGGCAACACCGTTCCCTACGCGGTGGCGACCAACACCGCCGCCCAGGATCTCGGCCTGCGCGCCGACGATTTGATCAAGCCGCTATCCGCGGCCGTCGACGGTCGCGGCGGGGGCAAGCCCGACCTCGCCCAGGGTTCGGGCAAAAACCCGTCCGGCATCGACGCGGCACTCGACGCGGTGCGTGCACAGATAGCGCGGGTCGGCTGA
- a CDS encoding secondary thiamine-phosphate synthase enzyme YjbQ produces the protein MLEVDTARRRVVDLTGAVRSFCGGHRDGLCNVFVPHATAGVAIIETGSGSDDDLVDTLERLLPRDDRYRHAHGSKGHGADHLLPAIVAPSVTVPVQDGAPLLGTWQSVVLVDLNRDNPRRKVRLSFVDG, from the coding sequence GTGCTGGAAGTTGACACCGCGCGTCGCCGGGTCGTAGATCTCACCGGCGCGGTGCGCTCGTTCTGTGGCGGTCACCGGGATGGCCTGTGCAACGTGTTCGTCCCGCACGCGACGGCGGGTGTGGCGATCATCGAAACCGGCTCGGGCTCCGACGACGACCTCGTCGACACCTTGGAGCGGTTGCTGCCCCGAGACGACCGCTACCGGCACGCGCACGGATCCAAAGGCCACGGCGCAGATCACCTGCTGCCCGCGATCGTTGCCCCCTCGGTGACGGTGCCGGTGCAGGACGGCGCACCGTTGCTGGGCACCTGGCAAAGCGTGGTCCTGGTCGACCTCAACCGGGACAACCCGCGGCGGAAGGTCCGGCTGAGCTTCGTCGACGGATGA
- a CDS encoding antibiotic biosynthesis monooxygenase: protein MYARSTTIQAQPSSIDAGIAHIRDEVMPALQAIDGCVGVSLLVDRQSGRCIATSAWESDEAMHASAERIQPIRDRAAQMFGGPATVEEWEIATLHRDHRSREGACARVTWVRGDPARMDQNVEYYKSAVLPDLENLEGFCSASLLINRASGRAVSCATFDSRDAMERNREQSRSLKEAKIKEAGVEELDECEFELALAHLRVPELV, encoded by the coding sequence GTGTACGCACGCTCTACCACTATCCAGGCGCAGCCTTCGTCAATCGACGCCGGGATTGCGCATATTCGCGACGAGGTGATGCCCGCGTTGCAGGCCATCGACGGATGCGTCGGGGTATCCCTGTTGGTCGACCGGCAGTCCGGCAGATGTATCGCCACTAGCGCGTGGGAAAGCGACGAGGCGATGCATGCCAGCGCCGAGCGGATCCAGCCGATTCGCGACCGGGCCGCGCAGATGTTCGGGGGCCCCGCGACGGTCGAGGAGTGGGAGATCGCGACCCTGCATCGCGACCATCGCTCACGCGAGGGCGCATGCGCGCGGGTGACCTGGGTCAGGGGCGATCCGGCCCGGATGGATCAAAACGTCGAATACTACAAATCGGCCGTGCTACCCGATCTGGAGAACCTCGAAGGATTCTGCAGCGCCAGCCTTTTGATCAACCGCGCATCAGGGCGAGCGGTCTCTTGTGCGACGTTCGACAGCCGCGACGCGATGGAGCGCAACAGGGAGCAGTCGAGGTCTTTGAAGGAGGCCAAGATCAAAGAAGCGGGCGTTGAGGAACTCGACGAGTGCGAGTTCGAGCTAGCGCTCGCTCATCTGCGGGTGCCTGAGCTGGTCTGA
- a CDS encoding replication-associated recombination protein A, translating to MSDGLFDLPGTPSFTDRDPAASAAAPLAVRMRPATIGELVGQDHLLRPGSPLRRLIEGSGVASVILYGPPGSGKTTLAALISRATGRRFEALSALSAGVKEVRAVIEMARKAAAHGEQTVLFIDEVHRFSKTQQDALLSAVENRVVLLVAATTENPSFSVVAPLLSRSLILQLRPLTADDVRTVVQRAIDDPRGLAGRVPVDPDAVELLVRLAAGDARRALTALEVAAEAANPVTVEAIERSLDKAAVRYDRDGDQHYDVISAFIKSVRGSDVDAALHYLARMLVAGEDPRFIARRLMILASEDIGMADPTALQTAVAAAHTVQLIGMPEAQLTLAHATVHLATAPKSNAVTTALGAAMADIHAGKAGLVPAHLRDGHYSGAAALGNAVGYKYSHDHPDGVVAQQYPPDELVGVDYYHPTGHGREREIGGRLQRLRAIIRGQGEGRS from the coding sequence GTGTCCGACGGTCTCTTCGACCTGCCCGGTACGCCCAGCTTCACCGACCGCGACCCCGCTGCTTCGGCCGCGGCACCGCTGGCCGTACGGATGCGCCCGGCCACAATCGGCGAGCTGGTCGGCCAGGACCATCTGCTGCGACCCGGGTCGCCGCTGCGCCGCCTGATCGAGGGCTCCGGGGTGGCGTCGGTCATCCTCTACGGGCCACCGGGCAGCGGCAAAACGACGCTCGCCGCGCTGATCTCGCGGGCAACCGGCCGCCGCTTCGAGGCGCTCTCGGCGCTGTCGGCCGGGGTCAAGGAGGTCCGCGCGGTGATCGAGATGGCACGCAAGGCCGCCGCCCACGGTGAACAAACCGTGCTGTTCATCGACGAAGTGCACCGGTTCTCCAAGACCCAGCAGGACGCGCTGCTGTCAGCGGTGGAGAACCGGGTGGTGCTGCTGGTGGCCGCGACCACCGAAAACCCGTCGTTTTCGGTCGTGGCGCCGCTGCTGTCGCGGTCGCTGATCCTGCAGCTGCGCCCGCTAACCGCCGACGACGTGCGCACGGTGGTCCAGCGCGCGATCGACGACCCGCGCGGCCTGGCCGGGCGGGTGCCCGTTGACCCCGACGCCGTCGAGTTATTGGTGCGGCTGGCCGCCGGCGACGCGCGGCGCGCGCTGACCGCGCTGGAGGTGGCCGCCGAGGCCGCCAACCCGGTCACCGTCGAGGCCATCGAACGCTCCTTGGATAAGGCGGCCGTGCGCTACGACCGCGACGGCGATCAGCACTACGACGTGATCAGCGCGTTCATCAAGTCGGTGCGTGGCTCCGACGTCGACGCCGCGCTGCACTACCTGGCGCGGATGCTGGTCGCCGGCGAGGACCCGCGGTTCATCGCGCGCCGGCTGATGATCCTGGCCAGCGAGGACATCGGGATGGCCGATCCCACCGCCCTGCAGACCGCGGTCGCCGCCGCGCACACCGTGCAGCTGATCGGCATGCCCGAAGCCCAGCTGACACTCGCGCACGCCACCGTGCACCTGGCCACCGCGCCCAAGTCCAACGCGGTGACCACCGCGCTGGGTGCGGCGATGGCCGACATCCACGCGGGCAAGGCCGGGCTGGTGCCGGCCCATCTGCGCGACGGCCACTACTCGGGCGCGGCGGCGCTGGGCAACGCGGTGGGGTACAAATATTCCCACGACCACCCCGATGGTGTTGTCGCGCAACAATATCCACCCGATGAACTGGTCGGCGTGGACTATTACCACCCGACCGGGCACGGCCGGGAACGCGAAATCGGCGGCCGTCTGCAGCGGCTGCGGGCGATCATCCGCGGGCAAGGGGAAGGACGGTCATGA
- a CDS encoding SDR family NAD(P)-dependent oxidoreductase: MTNLAGYGPWAVIAGGSEGVGAEFARQLAGAGLNLVLVARKPGPLETTANDCRGRGVQVRTLALDLVQPGAVGEIITATGDLEVGLLIYNAGANTCSEQFLDADLADFQRVIDLNITAMLALVQHYGRPMRMRRRGGILLVGSMAGYLGSMRHTVYGGVKAFGRIFAESLWLELRDHNVHVLELVLGVTRTQAMERAGLNFDVPGLRVADPRDVAREGLEQLPHGPVYVAGGNADDVARRNRPDRAKVVLGTHRVMQQLLGAD; encoded by the coding sequence GTGACGAATCTTGCCGGGTACGGGCCGTGGGCGGTGATTGCCGGCGGATCAGAAGGCGTCGGCGCCGAATTCGCCCGACAGCTCGCCGGCGCTGGGCTCAACCTCGTGCTGGTGGCGCGCAAACCGGGCCCGCTGGAGACCACCGCGAATGACTGCCGCGGGCGCGGCGTGCAGGTGCGCACGCTCGCGCTGGATCTGGTGCAGCCGGGTGCGGTCGGCGAAATCATCACGGCGACAGGCGATCTCGAAGTGGGATTACTGATTTACAACGCCGGGGCCAACACCTGCAGCGAGCAGTTCCTCGACGCTGACCTGGCCGATTTCCAGCGAGTCATCGACCTCAACATCACCGCGATGCTGGCACTGGTACAGCACTACGGCCGGCCGATGCGCATGCGGCGGCGCGGCGGCATCCTGCTGGTCGGCTCGATGGCGGGATACCTCGGGTCGATGCGGCACACCGTGTACGGCGGGGTGAAGGCGTTTGGTCGCATCTTCGCCGAAAGCCTGTGGCTCGAGCTGCGTGACCACAACGTGCACGTGCTCGAGCTCGTGCTCGGCGTCACCCGCACACAGGCGATGGAGCGGGCCGGGCTAAATTTCGACGTGCCCGGACTGCGGGTCGCCGACCCCCGTGACGTGGCCCGGGAAGGACTCGAGCAGTTGCCGCACGGCCCGGTGTATGTCGCCGGCGGTAACGCCGACGACGTGGCGCGCCGCAACCGCCCGGACCGGGCGAAAGTCGTGCTGGGCACTCACCGGGTGATGCAGCAGCTGCTGGGCGCCGACTAA
- a CDS encoding nuclear transport factor 2 family protein gives MADDRLTELERRLQTIEDERAIERLIASYGPLVDAGQSEAAAQLWSPDGVYDVEGWAMNSRDDVAAMVASDAHQGLIRRGAAHFLGPAVVTVDGDKAVAVCESLLVVHRDGGYTVWRAGANHFELRRIDHRWQITARVTRPLDGGAQARELLTAGVAGSPR, from the coding sequence ATGGCCGACGATCGCCTCACCGAACTCGAGCGACGCTTGCAGACAATCGAAGACGAACGCGCGATCGAACGATTGATCGCGTCCTACGGCCCGTTGGTCGATGCGGGTCAATCCGAGGCGGCGGCCCAATTGTGGTCCCCCGACGGCGTTTACGATGTCGAAGGCTGGGCGATGAACAGCCGCGACGACGTTGCGGCGATGGTTGCCTCCGATGCGCATCAGGGTTTGATCCGCCGGGGCGCCGCGCACTTTCTGGGCCCGGCCGTGGTCACCGTTGACGGCGACAAGGCCGTCGCGGTGTGCGAATCGCTACTTGTGGTGCACCGCGACGGCGGATACACCGTGTGGCGGGCCGGCGCCAACCACTTTGAGTTGCGACGCATCGATCACCGCTGGCAGATCACCGCCCGCGTGACCCGGCCGTTGGACGGGGGCGCGCAGGCGCGTGAGCTGCTCACCGCCGGCGTGGCCGGGAGCCCCCGGTGA
- a CDS encoding SDR family NAD(P)-dependent oxidoreductase codes for MSGTLAGKVALVTGAGAGIGEGIARRFAAEGARIVVAEIDAAAGQAVARDIGGVFVGTDVANRSEVENAVQTALSEYGSIDIVVNNAWGGGKIGRVENKTDEQLAHGIAVGYYGPYWAMRAAFPHMKARGWGRVINMCSLNGVNAHMGTLEYNAAKEALRALTRTAAREWAPTGVTVNAICPAAKSQAFFQAIGQYPQLEAMADAANPMGRLGDPYEDIAPVAVFLASEGCRYLTGNTLFVDGGSHINGVAWAPDLDAD; via the coding sequence GTGAGCGGGACGCTGGCGGGCAAGGTCGCGTTGGTAACCGGAGCCGGGGCCGGCATCGGGGAAGGCATCGCCCGCCGCTTCGCCGCCGAAGGCGCCCGCATCGTGGTAGCCGAAATCGACGCGGCCGCAGGCCAAGCCGTCGCACGCGACATTGGCGGGGTGTTCGTCGGCACCGATGTCGCCAACCGTTCGGAGGTCGAAAACGCGGTGCAGACAGCGCTTTCCGAATACGGGTCGATCGACATCGTCGTCAACAACGCCTGGGGTGGCGGCAAGATCGGCCGCGTCGAGAACAAGACCGACGAGCAGCTGGCACACGGCATCGCGGTCGGCTACTACGGCCCATACTGGGCGATGCGCGCCGCGTTTCCCCATATGAAGGCGCGGGGCTGGGGCCGTGTGATCAACATGTGCAGCCTCAACGGCGTCAACGCCCACATGGGAACACTGGAATACAACGCCGCCAAAGAAGCGCTTCGCGCCCTGACCCGCACCGCCGCGCGGGAATGGGCACCCACCGGCGTCACCGTCAACGCGATCTGCCCGGCGGCGAAGAGCCAAGCGTTCTTTCAGGCCATCGGGCAATACCCGCAGCTGGAGGCGATGGCCGATGCGGCCAACCCGATGGGCCGCCTCGGCGACCCGTACGAAGACATCGCGCCGGTCGCGGTGTTTCTGGCCAGCGAAGGCTGCCGGTACCTGACCGGGAACACACTGTTCGTCGACGGCGGAAGCCACATCAACGGCGTCGCGTGGGCACCCGACCTCGACGCGGACTAA